Sequence from the Chloroflexota bacterium genome:
CGCCGAGTTGGAACACACGACCGGCGTAGACGCCGAGTCGCGCCAGATTCTCGAACACCTCAGGCAAGACATTCAAGTCGTCTTGAGTGCATCGGACGCCGCGTCGCATTATCCGTCGCTCGGCAGCCGAATGAACACCACCATCACGCACTTGGAAGAATCGCACCCGCAACTCACGCTCCTCATCAAGCAACTGCTCGATCACCTCGCGGCGGTATGACCGAAACGACCCTTGTCGAACGCGCCGAACTTTTTTGCCACGACGTAGCGCGCGAACATTATCTTGTCGGCGCGGGACTGAAAGACAAACGCGAACTCGCACCGATTTACGAACGCCACGCGGACTTGTTTGACGAAGCGACCGTGCACGAACAGATCATCGCGCTGCAACGCGACGAAAGCAACGCGACGCGCCATCTCGCGGATTTTGCGGTACGCGGTTTGATTGACCACGCGTTGACCGAGTTGAACGAAACGATTGCGAACGCGGAATCGCAAGCGACCATCGAGTGGAAAGGAAAGCCGATTCCATACCGCCACATTCGCGCCGCGCTCGTGCGCGAAAGCGATTGGTCGAAACGCCACGATTTGCACGCGCGCCAGCTCGCGGTGATGATCCAGCAGAATCCGCAGCGCATCGAACGCATCCAGACTCAGCACGACCTCGCGCGGCGTTTCGGTTTTGCCGGTTATCGCGCGATGATCGAGCGCGTGGGCGGCTGGGATTTGCGCGCGGTTGCCAAGCAACTCAAACCCCTGCTCGACAATACGACCGACATGTTCGAGCGCGATCTAGAAACGCGTCTCGCCGACGCGCGCGTGCCGCGCAAAGAAGCGGACACGAGCGATGTCGCGTTCTTCCTCCGCGCGCCCCAATTCGACGAGCTCTTCCCGGCGAGCGAACTCGTCCGCGTGTTCAAAGGCACCGTCGCCGGCATGGGACTCGATCTCGCGTCCACACCTGGGTTAACCCTCGACGCGGATGCACGTCCGCACAAATCGCCGCGCGCGTTTTGTTCGGCGGTGCGCGTGCCGGATGAAGTGTATCTCGTCGTCAAACCCATCGGCGGACACGGCGATTATCGCGCGTTCTTTCACGCCGCCGGACGCGCCGAGCATTTCACGCATTTCGACGCGAACCTGCCATTCGAATTTCGCCGCGCCGGCGATGAGGCGGTCGGCGAGACATTCGCGTTTTTGTTCGAGCACCTCACGCAAAACCCGCGTTGGCTCGTGGACATTTTGCGTGTGCCGACGCGCGAAGCAGAAAAGTATCGCCGCCTTGCGCTATTCGACAACCTGTGGGCGGTGCGACGTTACGTTGCCAAGTTGCAGTACGAACTGATTCTGCACGACGACGGACTCGCCGGCGCGGACGACGCGTACACGCAACTACTGAGTGAAGCATTGCGTATCAAGATTCACGCTGAACGTTATCTCGACGACATTGACGACGCGTTTCATGTCGCGGATTCTTTGCGCGCCTGGATACGCGAACGGCAGTTAGCGAATTTCTTGCTCGACAAGTTTGGCGAGGGTTGGTACGAAACACGCGAGGCAGGCTCGTTCCTGCAATCGCTGTGGTCAATCGGCTTGCGCGATTCGATAGACGAACTCGCGCGTACGCGTCTCGGCGCAGAAGGATTGAATCCAAAACTACTCATCGAGGAGCTAGGTGATTTCTGATTTCATCAACGTCGTCATCATCCTTCTCGTCGCGCTCGCGAGTTGGTGGCTTGCCGAACGCGTGCGCTTCCCAGCCCCCTCGATCCTGGGACCCATGATCGGCATCGCGATTGTCGCCGGGCTGGGCATGCCACATCCAGAAGTTCCATCGTTTGTTCGCGTACTCGTGCAGTCCGTCATCGGCGGGACCCTGGGACTCAAGATTGATCGTAAAACAGTCGCGTCCACGCGCGCGATGATCTTGCCCATCGGCGGCGCGACGATCTGGTTTACCGCATCGAGTTTGTTGATCGGCTATCTGCTCGCGCGCCTCGCCGCGATTGATCTCTACACGTCGTTTCTCGGCACCGCGCCGGGCGGCGTCGCGGAAATGACCGCGATGGCGATGTCGGTGCAAGCCGATGTCGCATTCGTCGCGACGCTGCAAACCGTCCGTCTGCTGACGAGCAATCTTTCGATTCCCATCCTCGCGCGATACCGCGCGCGCAACAATGGTCACGCCCAGCCGATTACCACGCCCGCGGCGGAAAATGGTTCGCCGACCGGCTTGCCCTGGGTCGTGTGCCTCACGATCAGCGCGGTCGGTGGATTCGCCTTCGACGCGCTCCAAGTGCCCGCTGGCGGCGTCATCGGCGCGATGGTCGTGGTCGCGAGTGTACAACTCGCGCGAGTCCAGCTTCAAGCGCCGCCGCTGATTTTGCGGAATGTCGCGCAACTTGGGATCGGGATTCTCGTCGGCATCGCGTTTACGCCGGAGACCGTCGCTTCGCTCATACAAGCCCTGGGCATCGTCATCGCGACGACGATTGCCACCGTACTCAGCGCGATGATTCTCGCGTACTTTGTGACGCGTTGGCTCTGTGTGGACGCCCAGACGGCGATGCTGGCATGCGCGCCAGGCGGCTTGTCGCTGATGCCGGTCATCGCCGATGAAGTCGGCGCGCAAAGTTTCATCGTGAGTCTGTTTCAACTCGCGCGCATCGTCGTCGTGATTTTGCTGATGCCGTTTATCTTTCGGATGCTGGTGTAAATTGAAGACCCGAAGAGTTCGCAAACCCTTCGGGTCTTTTTCACACCATCGGCAATTTCTCGCGCGCTTGCGCGATGCGCGCCTACTGTTTTTCATTTTTTTCTCGTATGTGCTATACTCGAATTATGCTAAAGACGCAAACACTCAACCGGAAAGTAGTTCGTCCACCGCATCGGCGAGTTGCAATGCGCGCGATTCGCAACGTGGCGCAACGAATCGTCCATCAGTTTGATCCCGAACAGATTATTCTCTTTGGCTCGTACGCGTACGGCAAGCCCACTACCGCGAGCGATGTGGATCTGCTTGTCGTGATGGAGACTGCGTTGCGTGAAAAACAGCAACGACTCGAAATCTCGCGGGCGCTTTCGCCGCGTCCCTTTCCACTTGATGTGGTCGTGCGCACTCCCCGCCAACTGCAAGAGCGCCTCGCGCTGGGCGACGCGTTCCTGGCTGAGATTATGACACGAGGCAAGCCACTGTATGAACGACATCGTTAACGAGTGGATCGAAAAAGCCGAGAGCGATTATCATGTTGCGGAACGCGAGTTGCGCGTGCGGAAAAATCCCAGTTACGACGCGATCTGTTTTCACGCGCAACAATGCGCCGAAAAATATCTCAAGGCGTTTCTCGCCAAACACCGTACTATCTTTCGCCCCATCCACGATCTTGAAGTCTTGCTGGACCACATCACGCCTGCCCATCCCGATTTTGAATTCACACGCGACTTGCTCTTGCTCCTCAACGACTATGCGGTGGATTTTCGCTATCCAGGCGCAACCGCGACCCAAGAGGAAGCCCGCGCGGCAATCAAGGCAATGCGTACAGTTCGGGAGTTTGTCCGTCAGAAATTGGGACTAGCCACTCCTGCCAAAAAAGGCGAACTCTAACAAGCGCGCGTGCACTAAAAAACAACTCTGCGACACGAAAAGTCTGCCGAGTTGTTTTTTTATGATTGATTCACCTTGTGGTTTTGACCGTGACCGCTCGAACGTCTACAATAAACTCAATCGCTCCACGTTCATCGGCAAAGACCCGAAGGGTCGCTTGTGCGTAAACCCTTCGGGTCTTTTCTACACCACCGGCAATTTCTCGCGCGCCTGCGTGATGCGCTGACGCAACGCGGCAATGTGCCGATCCGTTGCCGCACTCTCCCCATCAACCTGCTTGAGATGATTTTGGTACGCGAGGTCAACGATCATCTGCACGTAACGCGACCAGCGCAACCATCCGCTGATGCCGTGCCGCGACAACAAGCGCCAACCGCGCGTGCTCCGCGCGTTCAAGTTGCGCGCCCACTCGGATTCTTCCGCCGTGATGACACCCGCTTGCAGTTCTGGTTCGAGATACTTGAACCACTTTTTTTCTTCCCGCAGTGCAATCACGATCAGCCCAAACATCATCAGGATGCCGATCCAATCCACAAGCGTCGCGCCAATGCAGAGCAAGCCGTACGTCTCTGCGCCCAACGCCGCGCCGGTATTGTGAATCCCGTGCAATGTCATCGCGAGCAGCCAACCGGCAATGGGGAACGCGAATTTCTTCCACAGTTCCTTTGACACGCGCGCCAAGCCAAACCCCGCGCCGATACATGCGGTAAAGAGTGAGTGGTTCAACAAGAATAATCCAACGCGCAAAACGTAGAGCGTGCCCCAGCCCATCCATCCTTTTTCGTCGAGCGCGCCGAGCAGATAGAGCACGTCTTCGACGAACGAAAATCCAAAACCGACCATCGCGCCGTAGAGAATGCCATCCATCACTCCATCAAATTCGCGGCGATAGACCAAGAACAACACGAGAATGATCGCGCCCTTGATCGTCTCCTCGGTCAAGGGCGCGACGAAAATGCCGGTCAACGAATGAGCCAACGTTTTTCCAAACAGGATGTTTAGTGGTTCGGCGAGAATCACTTGACTGATGAATGACAAGATCACCGCGGGCAACGCGCCCCAAACAAATAAAATTCCCACCAGCCACAGCGGTTCTTTTTCATAGCGATCTAATCGCCACAAAACAAACATCGCGATGGCAGACGGGATAGAAATGAGAACAATCGAAAGAACGAAACCGATCAGCAGAGTCATCGTTACGCTCTTTGGTTAAACCGGGGTCATCGCAAGGAGAGTTTTGCGCGACGAAGCAATCCCCGTGCAACTTGTGGATTGCTTCGCCCCTTCGGGGCTCGCAATGACAATACTGGCTACATCCAGTCAACTATTCCGATACAAGCCATGCGCTTTGATGTACGCTTCGACCACATCGGGCACGGCCGCCGCGATGGATTCACCCATGCTGACACGTTTTTGCAGATCACTCGCGGCGATATCCAGCATCGTCGAGTTGAGCATCACGACGCGCTCAGTGATGCCGGGCAACGCGCGTTCCATCTCGGCAAGGTTCGCGTGAAAACCCGGTCGCTTGAACACCGCGAGCCGGCACTGCGCGATCAACTGCGCGGGCGCGTGCCACGACAACAAATTCGCGAGCGAGTCCATTCCCATGATAAAGTACAACTCGACCGCGTCGTGCGATTGTTCGCGCAACAAGCGCATGGTGTCGGCAGTGTACGTGGGACCATCGCGCTCGACGTCCATACGCGATAGAACGAAGCGCGGGTACGGCGCAATCGCCAGCCGCACCATTTCGACGCGATGTTCGATTGGCGTAACGTGATTCTGTGGTTTGTGCGGTGGCTGCCGCGTCGGCGCAAACAAAACCTGGGTCAAGCCAAGTTGTGTCACCGCTTCGTGCGCGATCAACAAATGTCCCTTGTGCGGCGGATCGAACGTGCCGCCGAGGACGCCTAGCTTCTCCATTCGAGTTCCACTTCTCCGATCCGAACTTTATCGCCTTCGCGCACGCCCGCGTGTTCAAGCGCGTCGGTCACGCCCATCGCTTTGAAGACACGCTGTAAACGAAAGAGCGCTTCCGCTTGATCGAAATTCGTCATCGCAATGACGCGCTCGACCTTGATGCCGCGCACGCGAAAGGCATGCGCTTCGCGCGACACCTCGAACGCATCCTCGTCGGCGGGAGGACGAATCACCGGTAATTCCTCGGCGACCGGCGCTGGCATTTCGCGCGGCAACGTGGCGACTTGATCCGCAACCGCGCGCAACAATTCGCGCACGCCTTGCCCGGTCACCGCCGAAATCGCGAACGCCGAAACTCCGCGCCGCGACAGCGTTTGCTGAACGTTGCGCCACTGCGCCTGCGCGTCCGGTAAATCCATTTTATTGAGCGCGACGATTTGCGGTTTCGCGGCAAGCGCGGGACTGTACTCGGCGAGTTCGCGATTGATCGTTGCGAACGCGGACAGCGGGTCCTCCGTCGCGCCGTCGAGCAGATGAATGAGCACGCGCGTCCGCTCGACGTGACGCAAGAACTTGTCGCCCAGCCCCACACCGGCATGCGCGCCTTCGATCAACCCAGGAATATCGGCGAGCACAAGATCGCGGTCGTCAATCACGACGACGCCGAGATTCGGCACGAGCGTCGTAAACGGATAGTCCGCGATTTTCGGTCGCGCCGCGGTGACCGATGCGAGGAACGTGGATTTGCCGGCATTCGGCAAGCCGACGATGCCCACGTCCGCGAGCAATTTTAATTCGAGCGTCACCCAGCGTGATTCGCCCGGCTCGCCTTTTTCGGACCAGCGCGGCGCTTGGTTCGTCGAGCTGGCGAACGCGGAATTACCGCGCCCGCCGCGACCTGCTCGCGCAATGACCACGCGCGCGTCCGGTGCGACGAGGTCGGCGAGCACTTCATTCGTCTCCGCATCGCGCACAACCGTGCCACGCGGAACCATCACCACCAAGTCGTCCGCGCTCTTGCCGTGTTTATTATTACCTTGTCCCGCCGAGCCGTGTTCGGCTTTGAAATGCGCGCGTTTGCGAAAACTGAGCAGGGTGTTGAGACGCGGGTTGACCGCGACGATCACATCGCCGCCATCGCCCCCGTGACCGCCGTCGGGTCCGCCCATCGGCACGTACTTTTCGCGGCGGAAACTCATACAGCCGTTGCCGCCGTTACCGGCTTGGACAAAAATTTTTGCTTCGTCAAAGAAAAGAGATTCGTCTTGCATCGGGGTGGAGAATAATCGAAAAGAGAAGAATAGTCAATTTGCGAAAAAACGTGGGGTGGGCGTCAAGTTTTTGGGTGGTGAAGAAACCTTGCGAAGGTTGATCGGCAATCCTATTTGGTTTGTCGTCGAAATCTTCGCAAGGTTGAGTGTTCCAAAATTTTGACGCACACCCAAAAACGCAAGCCACCAGGCGTCATTGCGAAGAGCCGCGAAGCGTTTGCGACGAAGCAATCCCCACCTTCGGTAGGGTTGTGAGAATACCACAGGCGCGCAAGATGCCAGGTTGCTTGGGGAAAACCTGGTATCGGCATCTGACTTTTGCGAGTTATGCCAATTCGTGTTATGATAGGTATTGACAGCGAGCCAATGACAATCCGAGGAGGAACACGATGCCCGCCGATGCGGTCCCCGAAATTGTAATTGAACGGCTTCCGATTTATCTACGCACGTTGGAATTGCTCGCGCGCGAGGGTAAAGCAATCACCTCGTCGCAAGAGTTGGGCGAACGACTCGGTTTCTCGTCCGCGCAAATTCGCAAAGACTTGTCGTACTTTGGCGAATTTGGCAAGCAAGGCACCGGCTACAACATCGAGTATCTCCATACTCAATTGCAACACATTCTGCATGTGGATCGCGTGTGGGATGTGGCGTTGATCGGCGCGGGCGACCTGGGTCACGCGCTCGCGCACTATCGCGGCTTTGAACCGAAGGGCTTTCGCCTCGTCGCGATCTTTGACAATGCGCCGCAAAAAATTGGCACGCGCATCGCCAACTTGACGGTGCAAGATATGTCCGAACTCGCGCGCGTCATACGCGAGCAACGCGTGCGCGTCGTCATTCTCGCCGTGCCCGCCGATGTCGCGCAAAGCGTCGCCGCTCAGGTCGTCGAGCTGGGCGTCGCGGCGATTCTCAACTACGCGCCGATCACGTTGAACGTGCCTTCCCAAATCAAGGTCTATAACATTGACCCCGTCGTTGGATTACAAAGTATGGCGTACTATTTGTAAAGTTAAAAGAAAAAACAAAAATGAAAAGTGAAAACAAAAAGCCAGCGGAAAATCTCCGACTGGCTTTTTACTTTTATCTTTCGATTTACAACTGCGGCATACTCTTACGCAACATATCCAATTGTTCGAGCGCGCGACCCGCGCCAATCGCCACGCACGCCATAGGATTGTCCGCAACGTAACACGGCACGCCGGTTTCTTTCGTCAGAAAGCGATCAATGTTCCGCAGCAACGCGCCGCCGCCGACCATCACCATGCCGCGATCAATAATATCTGACGCGAGTTCGGGCGGCGTTTTTTCGAGCACCGAACGCACGACGCCGGAAATCGCTTGCAATGGTTCGGTGATCGCTTCGGTGATTTCACCCGAGTTGACGCGAATCGTACGCGGCAACCCAGCCACTTGATCGCGCCCGCGCACTTCGAGCGTCAGTTCTTCTTCCATCGGCAACGCGCTGCCGATTTGAATCTTGATGTCTTCGGCGGTTTGCTCGCCAATCATCAAGTTGTATTTTTTGCGAATGTACGTCGAGATCGCTTCGTCCATCTTCAAGCCGGCGATCCGCACCGCGCTCGACACGACCATGCCATTCATCGAAACGACCGCGGCTTCACTCGCGCCGCCGCCAATGTCCACGACCATGTTCCCGGTCGGAGTATGGACCGGCAAGCCCGCGCCCAGAGCGGCGGCGAACGGTTCGGGCACGAGATGCGCCGTGCGTCCGCCAGCGGCAATCGCCGCGTCGTGCACCGCGCGCTCTTCCACACTTGTCACGCCGACCGGGACGCTGACCGCGATGTCCGGCTTGACGCCGAACATCAATTGGATGCGTCCGCACACTTTGGTAATAAAGTAGCGCAGCATCGCCTCGGTCACCATATAGTCCGCGATGACACCGTCGCGCATCGGACGCATCACTTCGATGTTTTCCGGCGTGCGACCGAGCATGGCTTTTGCTTCTTCGCCCAACGCGACGAGACGCGAATCGGACAGGGATAACGCGACAAGCGAGGGCTCTTGTAACACGATCCCTCGCCGATTGCTCACATACACTAGTACATTGACCGTTCCCAGGTCAATGCCAATTTGACGGACAAACATGAGTTGCCTATGTCTCGATTTCTGGACCGGCAGAAGGTTCGCGCCCACTGCGGCGACGTTTCGCCACGCGCAAGCGAATGTCGGCGCGACGCACCGCGCGTTCGAGGCGCACCGCATCCACATCGCTCGCCGGTTTTTCTTTGAGCGCCTGCTCGGCGCGCGCGCGCGCTTGTTGCGCGCGCATTTCGTCAATCTCGTCGGCGCGTTCTGCGCTGTCGGCAAGCACGGTCACTTTTTCCGGGCGCACTTCCATAAAGCCGCCGCCGATGGCGAAACTCAATTCTTCGTTGCCTTTTTTGTAGCGCAGTTCACCTTCGGTCAGCGCCGTGATGAGCGGCGCGTGGTGCGGCAGAATGCCGAGCACGCCGTCAATGCCCGGCGCGCTGACGTACTCCACGTCGGCACTAAAGACCAGCCGTTCAACCGTCACAATGTCCAGCCTGATCGTTGACATGTGAATTACAATTTCCCTTCGCGGAACGCCTCGCGCACTTCGTCAATCGTGCCGCGCATGAAAAAGTATCCTTCGGGAATGTCGTCGAGTTCGCCGTCGAGGATCATCTTGAAACCGCGCACCGTTTCCTTGACCGACACGTACTTGCCCGGACGACCGGTGAACGCTTCGGCGACGCGCATCGGTTGCGAGAGGAAACGCTGAATCTTGCGCGCGCGCGCGACTGCCAACTTGTCGTCTTCGCTCAACTCTTCGATACCCAGGATCGCGATAATGTCTTGCAGTTCTTTGTAGCGTTGCAATACGCGTTGCACGCCGCGCGCGACGTCGTAATGTTCCTTGCCGACGATGTTCGGGTCGAGAATACGCGAGGTGGACGCGAGCGGATCCACCGCCGGGAACAAACCTTGCTCCGCGATGGAACGTTCGAGCGAGATCGTCGCGTCCAAGTGCGCGAACGTCGCGACCGGCGCGGGATCGGTATAGTCGTCGGCGGGCACGTAGATCGCTTGCATCGAAGTGATGGAACCGCGCTTGGTCGAGGTGATGCGCTCTTGCAATTCGCCCATCTCTTGCGCGAGCGTCGGCTGATAACCGACCGCGCTCGGCATACGACCCAGCAACGCGGACACTTCGGAACCGCTCATGACAAACCGGAAAATGTTGTCAATGAACAACAGAACGTCGCGACCTTCATCGCGGAAATATTCCGCCATCGTCAGACCGGACAACGCGACGCGCAAACGCACGCCGGGCGGCTCGTTCATCTGACCGAACACCATCACGGTTTTTTCGATGACGCCCGACTCGTTCATTTCCAGGTAGAGGTCATTGCCTTCGCGCGAGCGTTCGCCGACGCCGCAGAAAACGGAATAGCCACCGTGCTCCGTCGCGACCGAGCGGATCAACTCTTGAATGATCACCGTCTTGCCCACACCCGCGCCGCCGAACACGCCGACCTTGCCGCCTTTGGTGAACGGCGCGACGAGGTCAACGACCTTCATACCCGTTTCAAAAAACTGGGGCACGGTCACTTGTTCTTCGAATGGAGGAGCGGAACGGTGAATCGGATAATATTTCTCCGCAACCACCGGACCTTTTTGGTCAATCGGGTCACCCGTGACGTTAAAGATGCGCCCCAACGCGGACTTGCCTACGGGCACCGAAATCGGCGCGCCGGTGTCAATGACCGGCATCCCGCGGCGCAAACCGTCGGACGTATCCATCGCGACAGAACGCACCCAGTTTTCGCCGAGGTGTTGTTGAACTTCGAGGACGAGACGCGTATCATTATTTTTAATTTCGAGGGCGTGATAAATTTCGGGCAATTCTTCCGCGCGAAATTCAATGTCTACCACCGGACCGGTAACTTGTACGATGTGACCGATCGAACCCTTTGCCATGCGATCCTCCGAATCCTCACCCCTATCCCCGCCCTTCGGGCACCCCTTCCCCCTCTCTTGATTCTGAACTACGAATCAGGAGAGGGGGAAGGGGTCGGGGGATGGGGGCGAGGCATTTTATTTTGCCTTTGCTTTGAGTGTCGCGCGGAGGGCTTCCGCGCCGCCAACAATGTCGAGCATTTCGCGCGTGATGTTCGCTTGCCGCGCCTTGTTCATCGCGAGCGTGAGCGAATCAATCAAGTCGCGCGCGTTCGCAGTCGCGTTCCGCATGCCGACCATGCGCGCCGCCCATTCGCTCGCGACCGATTCGAGCAATGCTTGATAGATTTGCAGTTCCGTAAAACGCGGCAGCACCGAATCGAGCACCGATTCCGGGTCTGGCTCGTAGAGATAGACCGCGCTCGCGCCATCGTGCTGTTCGATGGGCGCGGTTTGAATCGGCAAGAGCTGGCGCGTCGTCGGCTTTTGCACGAGTACGTTGACGAAATCGGTGTAGGTGATGTACACCTCGTCCACGTTGCCTTTGAGAAATTCGGCTATCGCGATCTTGGCGATTGGACCGATGTCCAGAATCTTGGGCTTTTCGCTCAACCCGGAAAACTCGGCGAGCAATTCCTTACGCATCCGCGCGATGAGACTGGTGGCGCGCTTGCCAATCGTGAGATACTTGGTTGGCTTGTCCTGCTTGACGGTAAAGTCGAGCGCGCTGCGCAGAACGTTGACGTTATACGCTCCGCACAAGCCGCGATCGCCCGCGATGATAATGAGCGCGATGTTTTTGATTTGCTCGCGCGATTCGAGCAGGGGGTGCATCAGTTTACTGCGACCAGGTTGGCTCGCGAGAAACGTCAGCACCTCCCAGGATTTTTCGGCATAGGCGCGGCTCGCCAGCGTCGCGTTTTGGGCGCGACGCATTTTCGACGCGGCGACCATTTCCATCGCGCGCGTGACCTGCGAGATGTTGCGCACGCTTTTGATGCGCCGTTGAATAGCGCGTGGTGTCGGCAAGATTGACCTCGTTTATGAA
This genomic interval carries:
- a CDS encoding DUF4404 family protein; translated protein: MTDSQSSRLRELLEQLHAELEHTTGVDAESRQILEHLRQDIQVVLSASDAASHYPSLGSRMNTTITHLEESHPQLTLLIKQLLDHLAAV
- a CDS encoding AbrB family transcriptional regulator, translated to MISDFINVVIILLVALASWWLAERVRFPAPSILGPMIGIAIVAGLGMPHPEVPSFVRVLVQSVIGGTLGLKIDRKTVASTRAMILPIGGATIWFTASSLLIGYLLARLAAIDLYTSFLGTAPGGVAEMTAMAMSVQADVAFVATLQTVRLLTSNLSIPILARYRARNNGHAQPITTPAAENGSPTGLPWVVCLTISAVGGFAFDALQVPAGGVIGAMVVVASVQLARVQLQAPPLILRNVAQLGIGILVGIAFTPETVASLIQALGIVIATTIATVLSAMILAYFVTRWLCVDAQTAMLACAPGGLSLMPVIADEVGAQSFIVSLFQLARIVVVILLMPFIFRMLV
- a CDS encoding nucleotidyltransferase domain-containing protein, with amino-acid sequence MRAIRNVAQRIVHQFDPEQIILFGSYAYGKPTTASDVDLLVVMETALREKQQRLEISRALSPRPFPLDVVVRTPRQLQERLALGDAFLAEIMTRGKPLYERHR
- a CDS encoding HEPN domain-containing protein; the encoded protein is MNDIVNEWIEKAESDYHVAERELRVRKNPSYDAICFHAQQCAEKYLKAFLAKHRTIFRPIHDLEVLLDHITPAHPDFEFTRDLLLLLNDYAVDFRYPGATATQEEARAAIKAMRTVREFVRQKLGLATPAKKGEL
- a CDS encoding PrsW family intramembrane metalloprotease — its product is MTLLIGFVLSIVLISIPSAIAMFVLWRLDRYEKEPLWLVGILFVWGALPAVILSFISQVILAEPLNILFGKTLAHSLTGIFVAPLTEETIKGAIILVLFLVYRREFDGVMDGILYGAMVGFGFSFVEDVLYLLGALDEKGWMGWGTLYVLRVGLFLLNHSLFTACIGAGFGLARVSKELWKKFAFPIAGWLLAMTLHGIHNTGAALGAETYGLLCIGATLVDWIGILMMFGLIVIALREEKKWFKYLEPELQAGVITAEESEWARNLNARSTRGWRLLSRHGISGWLRWSRYVQMIVDLAYQNHLKQVDGESAATDRHIAALRQRITQAREKLPVV
- a CDS encoding nicotinate-nucleotide adenylyltransferase, translated to MEKLGVLGGTFDPPHKGHLLIAHEAVTQLGLTQVLFAPTRQPPHKPQNHVTPIEHRVEMVRLAIAPYPRFVLSRMDVERDGPTYTADTMRLLREQSHDAVELYFIMGMDSLANLLSWHAPAQLIAQCRLAVFKRPGFHANLAEMERALPGITERVVMLNSTMLDIAASDLQKRVSMGESIAAAVPDVVEAYIKAHGLYRNS
- the obgE gene encoding GTPase ObgE, which codes for MQDESLFFDEAKIFVQAGNGGNGCMSFRREKYVPMGGPDGGHGGDGGDVIVAVNPRLNTLLSFRKRAHFKAEHGSAGQGNNKHGKSADDLVVMVPRGTVVRDAETNEVLADLVAPDARVVIARAGRGGRGNSAFASSTNQAPRWSEKGEPGESRWVTLELKLLADVGIVGLPNAGKSTFLASVTAARPKIADYPFTTLVPNLGVVVIDDRDLVLADIPGLIEGAHAGVGLGDKFLRHVERTRVLIHLLDGATEDPLSAFATINRELAEYSPALAAKPQIVALNKMDLPDAQAQWRNVQQTLSRRGVSAFAISAVTGQGVRELLRAVADQVATLPREMPAPVAEELPVIRPPADEDAFEVSREAHAFRVRGIKVERVIAMTNFDQAEALFRLQRVFKAMGVTDALEHAGVREGDKVRIGEVELEWRS
- a CDS encoding redox-sensing transcriptional repressor Rex, with product MPADAVPEIVIERLPIYLRTLELLAREGKAITSSQELGERLGFSSAQIRKDLSYFGEFGKQGTGYNIEYLHTQLQHILHVDRVWDVALIGAGDLGHALAHYRGFEPKGFRLVAIFDNAPQKIGTRIANLTVQDMSELARVIREQRVRVVILAVPADVAQSVAAQVVELGVAAILNYAPITLNVPSQIKVYNIDPVVGLQSMAYYL
- a CDS encoding rod shape-determining protein, whose protein sequence is MFVRQIGIDLGTVNVLVYVSNRRGIVLQEPSLVALSLSDSRLVALGEEAKAMLGRTPENIEVMRPMRDGVIADYMVTEAMLRYFITKVCGRIQLMFGVKPDIAVSVPVGVTSVEERAVHDAAIAAGGRTAHLVPEPFAAALGAGLPVHTPTGNMVVDIGGGASEAAVVSMNGMVVSSAVRIAGLKMDEAISTYIRKKYNLMIGEQTAEDIKIQIGSALPMEEELTLEVRGRDQVAGLPRTIRVNSGEITEAITEPLQAISGVVRSVLEKTPPELASDIIDRGMVMVGGGALLRNIDRFLTKETGVPCYVADNPMACVAIGAGRALEQLDMLRKSMPQL
- a CDS encoding F0F1 ATP synthase subunit epsilon, with amino-acid sequence MSTIRLDIVTVERLVFSADVEYVSAPGIDGVLGILPHHAPLITALTEGELRYKKGNEELSFAIGGGFMEVRPEKVTVLADSAERADEIDEMRAQQARARAEQALKEKPASDVDAVRLERAVRRADIRLRVAKRRRSGREPSAGPEIET
- the atpD gene encoding F0F1 ATP synthase subunit beta, giving the protein MAKGSIGHIVQVTGPVVDIEFRAEELPEIYHALEIKNNDTRLVLEVQQHLGENWVRSVAMDTSDGLRRGMPVIDTGAPISVPVGKSALGRIFNVTGDPIDQKGPVVAEKYYPIHRSAPPFEEQVTVPQFFETGMKVVDLVAPFTKGGKVGVFGGAGVGKTVIIQELIRSVATEHGGYSVFCGVGERSREGNDLYLEMNESGVIEKTVMVFGQMNEPPGVRLRVALSGLTMAEYFRDEGRDVLLFIDNIFRFVMSGSEVSALLGRMPSAVGYQPTLAQEMGELQERITSTKRGSITSMQAIYVPADDYTDPAPVATFAHLDATISLERSIAEQGLFPAVDPLASTSRILDPNIVGKEHYDVARGVQRVLQRYKELQDIIAILGIEELSEDDKLAVARARKIQRFLSQPMRVAEAFTGRPGKYVSVKETVRGFKMILDGELDDIPEGYFFMRGTIDEVREAFREGKL
- the atpG gene encoding ATP synthase F1 subunit gamma, whose product is MPTPRAIQRRIKSVRNISQVTRAMEMVAASKMRRAQNATLASRAYAEKSWEVLTFLASQPGRSKLMHPLLESREQIKNIALIIIAGDRGLCGAYNVNVLRSALDFTVKQDKPTKYLTIGKRATSLIARMRKELLAEFSGLSEKPKILDIGPIAKIAIAEFLKGNVDEVYITYTDFVNVLVQKPTTRQLLPIQTAPIEQHDGASAVYLYEPDPESVLDSVLPRFTELQIYQALLESVASEWAARMVGMRNATANARDLIDSLTLAMNKARQANITREMLDIVGGAEALRATLKAKAK